One segment of Primulina tabacum isolate GXHZ01 chromosome 14, ASM2559414v2, whole genome shotgun sequence DNA contains the following:
- the LOC142524587 gene encoding uncharacterized protein At1g76070-like produces MEKAAVKSKNKIFNFLPKVAQASVSFQNPPPFSPGRANWPDFNVNKLRAKINKGISMIPVEARRNSKNSETQEPTSPKVSCMGQIKHKNKVCKNKRVSLPKDFDLRPVSSPELKRNSKTRPELPVTELKKKPQGIRRVFSATRRSDASTDKAKPPLPDRAPSLSEIRRFASSRDTFADFDWTTARIAPEEDVDFNSDEESDEEYDAIIIPFSAPMLVSGSGAGLTLEPRKEINLWKRRTMAQPKPLQLNLIKAQ; encoded by the coding sequence ATGGAGAAGGCAGCGGTGAAATCGAAGAACAAGATTTTTAACTTTCTGCCGAAGGTAGCACAGGCGTCGGTTTCATTCCAGAATCCACCTCCGTTTAGCCCGGGCCGAGCCAATTGGCCCGATTTTAACGTAAACAAGCTCAGAGCCAAGATTAATAAAGGCATCTCCATGATTCCGGTTGAAGCCAGACGAAATTCCAAGAACTCGGAAACACAGGAGCCCACTTCACCAAAAGTGTCATGCATGGGTCAAATCAAGCACAAGAATAAAGTATGCAAGAATAAACGAGTTTCTTTACCGAAAGATTTCGATCTCAGACCCGTTTCATCTCCAGAACTCAAGAGAAACAGCAAAACTAGGCCTGAGCTCCCTGTGACTGAGCTGAAGAAGAAGCCACAGGGGATTCGGAGAGTTTTCAGCGCGACAAGAAGGTCAGACGCGTCAACCGATAAAGCGAAGCCGCCGCTACCTGACAGGGCGCCGAGCTTGAGCGAGATCCGGAGATTCGCCAGTAGTCGTGATACTTTCGCCGATTTTGATTGGACAACTGCACGAATTGCACCGGAGGAGGACGTAGATTTCAACTCTGACGAAGAGAGTGATGAAGAATATGACGCAATAATAATCCCTTTCTCGGCGCCGATGCTGGTGTCTGGAAGTGGAGCCGGGTTGACTTTGGAGCCGAGGAAGGAGATCAATTTGTGGAAGAGGAGAACCATGGCTCAGCCAAAGCCTCTCCAGCTAAACTTGATTAAAGCACAATAA